A single genomic interval of Pseudorca crassidens isolate mPseCra1 chromosome 19, mPseCra1.hap1, whole genome shotgun sequence harbors:
- the MED11 gene encoding mediator of RNA polymerase II transcription subunit 11: MATYSLANERLRALEDIEREIGAILQNAGTVILELSKEKTNERLLDRQAAAFTASVQHVEAELSAQIRYLTQVATGQPHEGSSYSSRKDCQMALKRVDYARLKLSEVARTCEQMLEN, translated from the exons ATGGCTACCTACAGCTTGGCGAACGAGCGATTACGCGCCCTGGAAGACATCGAACGGGAAATTGGAGCCATTCTTCAGAATGCAG GTACAGTGATCTTGGAACTTTCCAAGGAAAAAACCAATGAGCGGCTCCTAGATCGACAGGCAGCCGCTTTCACCGCGTCGGTGCAGCACGTGGAGGCGGAGCTGTCGGCTCAGATCCGCTATCTCactcag GTGGCCACAGGGCAGCCCCATGAGGGCTCCAGCTACTCTTCGAGGAAGGACTGTCAGATGGCCCTGAAGCGAGTGGACTATGCTCGTCTCAAGCTCAGTGAGGTGGCTCGAACCTGTGAGCAGATGCTGGAAAACTAA
- the CXCL16 gene encoding C-X-C motif chemokine 16, whose protein sequence is MMLSWELRILLLLLFLLCHTPPGDSNEGSIAGSCPCDRRISSHSPPNDQYMGHLRKYLKVYQRCSSYVRFQLPLGSVCGGSSDRWVQELMRCFDREECGRAHTRSVAHQGHVPPRSTQVPEPTEQTPSATGTPSQKYLPSTLQPTQQPISPEGATLLDQKLIHTNETTTYTLGHRLGARPGARGNQRQLGENVGPAAGTSAMVPVLSLLGIVFLLTGALLYMLCEKRRKQSLQCPPDLHLHYVRVAADANA, encoded by the exons ATGATGCTGAGCTGGGAACTCCGGATCCTCTTGCTCCTACTCTTTCTATTGTGCCACACTCCTCCAG GCGATAGCAATGAAGGTAGCATCGCTGGCAGTTGTCCCTGTGATAGAAGAATTTCTTCCCACTCCCCTCCTAACGATCAATACATGGGACATCTCCGAAAATACCTGAAAGTCTATCAACGTTGCTCTTCCTACGTCAG GTTCCAGCTACCCTTGGGAAGTGTGTGTGGAGGCAGCAGTGACCGGTGGGTCCAGGAACTGATGCGCTGCTTTGATCGTGAAG AATGTGGACGTGCTCACACCAGGAGTGTGGCCCACCAGGGACATGTACCTCCCCGCAGCACCCAAGTTCCTGAGCCCACAGAACAGACACCTTCAGCCACGGGCACCCCCTCACAGAAGTACCTGCCATCTACCCTGCAGCCTACCCAGCAGCCCATCTCTCCAGAAGGAGCAACTTTGTTGGACCAAAAGCTCATCCACACCAATGAGACTACCACTTACACTTTGGGCCACCGTCTGGGGGCaaggcctggggccagggggaACCAGAGGCAGCTGGGAGAGAATGTGGGTCCTGCAGCTGGGACATCAGCCATGGTGCCAGTGCTGTCCCTCTTGGGCATCGTTTTCCTCCTCACTGGAGCCCTGCTCTACATGCTGTGCgagaagaggaggaagcagtCACTGCAGTGTCCTCCAG aTTTGCACCTTCATTATGTGCGTGTGGCAGCAGACGCCAATGCTTAA